CTAAATCCAAAGTAATATGAAAGAGAAAAGGAAAAGCAAATCAGGGAGAAATCCCAAACTTGATCCGGCGGTGTACCGGTACACCGTCCGTTTCAACGAGGAGGAACACAACCGTTTCCTCGCCATGTTCGGAAAATCGGGTGTCTATGCACGGTCTGTTTTCCTCAAAGCGCACTTCTTCGGGCAACCGTTCAAGGTGCTGAAGGTGGACAAGACGTTGGTGGACTATTACACCAAACTGTCGGATTTTCATGCACAATTCCGTGCCGTGGGTACGAATTACAACCAAGTCGTGAAGGAACTGAGGCTGCATTTTTCAGAGAAAAAGGCGATGGCGTTGCTCTACAAATTAGAGCAACACACCGTCGAACTCGTGAAA
The Prevotella melaninogenica DNA segment above includes these coding regions:
- the mobA gene encoding conjugal transfer protein MobA, whose product is MKEKRKSKSGRNPKLDPAVYRYTVRFNEEEHNRFLAMFGKSGVYARSVFLKAHFFGQPFKVLKVDKTLVDYYTKLSDFHAQFRAVGTNYNQVVKELRLHFSEKKAMALLYKLEQHTVELVKLSRRIVELSREMEAKWSQKSV